A region of Halalkaliarchaeum desulfuricum DNA encodes the following proteins:
- the hemA gene encoding glutamyl-tRNA reductase: protein MYDDVAGLRFTLEEDGFERFEIACSHEESSVRSFLLGKAGIEEALVLRTCQRYEIYLHGSEAKDVLKGLGQKIGVDVSPDSDRLFVGDAVVEHLLRVACGLESGVLGEDEILGQLRGAYKRASDADALGGTLDTIALKALRVGERARTETRINEGRVSLGSVTLDRAREKLPELEGVDELEDAAVLVVGAGEVAQLVVKSLAHRIPVDDSDGDASLTVANRTLSNAEELAEVAGGDAIALEELSDDHLSTADLVVTATGAEDRVLSIADLVGHELVVFDLANPRDVDPAVDDLEDVELVTIEEVLSVRNDGLERREAAIPAVEGIIAEERGRLAEQLRAEEVDDTLSQIYSRAHERREAEFERALDRLDAESEELTPEQEAAIRDFSEALVNKLLHPKTTALRQAAATDDRETVEAWLTLFDRTVDEIAVDDVRENTESARDESTSEADAETR from the coding sequence ATGTACGACGACGTCGCCGGACTCCGATTCACGCTCGAGGAAGACGGTTTCGAGCGATTCGAGATCGCCTGCAGCCACGAGGAGTCGTCGGTCCGGTCGTTCCTGCTCGGAAAGGCGGGAATCGAGGAAGCGCTCGTCTTGCGCACCTGCCAGCGATACGAGATTTATCTCCACGGGTCAGAGGCGAAGGACGTACTGAAAGGGCTCGGTCAGAAGATCGGGGTGGACGTTTCCCCCGACTCCGACCGTTTGTTCGTGGGTGACGCCGTCGTCGAGCACCTCCTACGGGTAGCCTGTGGACTCGAAAGCGGCGTCCTCGGGGAGGACGAGATCCTCGGCCAGCTGCGCGGGGCGTACAAGCGTGCGAGCGATGCCGACGCGCTCGGTGGCACGTTGGATACGATCGCCTTAAAAGCGCTGCGAGTGGGCGAACGCGCCCGGACCGAGACCCGGATCAACGAGGGCCGGGTGTCGCTGGGCAGCGTCACCCTGGATCGCGCACGCGAGAAGCTCCCGGAACTCGAAGGGGTCGACGAACTCGAAGACGCGGCGGTCCTCGTCGTGGGCGCCGGAGAGGTCGCGCAACTCGTCGTCAAGTCGCTCGCCCACCGGATCCCGGTGGACGACTCCGACGGCGACGCCAGCCTCACCGTCGCCAACCGCACGCTTTCGAACGCCGAAGAACTCGCCGAGGTGGCCGGCGGCGACGCCATCGCGCTCGAGGAGTTGAGCGACGATCACCTCTCTACGGCCGATCTCGTCGTCACCGCCACGGGCGCCGAGGACCGGGTGCTTTCGATCGCGGACCTGGTCGGCCACGAACTGGTCGTGTTCGACCTGGCGAACCCCCGGGACGTCGACCCGGCAGTCGACGACCTGGAGGACGTGGAACTCGTCACCATCGAAGAGGTGCTGTCGGTTCGCAACGATGGGCTGGAGCGCCGCGAAGCGGCGATCCCCGCGGTCGAGGGGATCATAGCCGAAGAGCGCGGGCGGCTGGCAGAGCAGCTGCGAGCCGAGGAGGTCGACGATACGCTGTCACAGATCTACTCGCGGGCCCACGAACGCCGGGAGGCGGAGTTCGAACGGGCGCTCGACCGCCTCGATGCCGAAAGCGAGGAACTCACTCCAGAACAGGAGGCGGCGATACGTGACTTCTCGGAGGCGCTCGTCAACAAACTCCTCCACCCGAAGACGACGGCGTTGCGGCAGGCGGCCGCCACCGACGACCGGGAGACGGTCGAGGCCTGGCTGACGCTGTTCGATCGGACAGTCGATGAAATCGCCGTCGACGACGTTCGTGAGAACACGGAGTCTGCCCGCGACGAGTCGACGTCGGAAGCCGACGCCGAGACGAGATAA
- a CDS encoding ethylbenzene dehydrogenase-related protein → MVEEPTTDPDEILDDSDAEEIEQELDGKLTLPNGVSKTHRRRVLAALGGAAIAGFAGCAGEEEPEPEETPTPDEETPTPTPEEDEEEEEEEEPEFERPDYTQIDHMAVDWAPKDWVKDLDVQVAYNDDEIRFRFEWDWDVKNGWFHDVFVYEDGEWVRYGEPNPGAPDPDYGFGDNFSGFTEDRLSFLVDDGSVKGFEQFGGWLTVHEGTRTLPGAVEGDEVEDHPHHGDVLGNDDVRKYIPQSREGEWWENDWDAVKDQEELDEMLENGEFLDMPMMRAHRGAPGGYATVHCILDHRHGAMDEPSTRIRNSQGITDDGHPEYMFDPDIVEGGTLDLQEIYDGEVLQTDTHALIQGENMVEFDPDEADVSEGAVIPRRYNRPDEVEGPGALWRVDATWENDTWTVEMWRPLESGYAGEQDFEPGEVYDWSPAVHGGGAQRWHWVGYPYKLGLGVDPDHPHTEEAEIVAEEFDGDEPDWGAVDTYTVPLMYPGQTDWTWLTSGEHPRVDEVRNADIAIWEYHSFAAEDPEDFAARMIDLEEAEAPRK, encoded by the coding sequence ATGGTTGAAGAACCTACGACAGATCCAGACGAAATCCTCGACGACTCAGATGCCGAGGAGATCGAACAGGAACTCGACGGAAAGCTCACGCTTCCGAACGGGGTATCCAAAACCCATCGACGCCGCGTCCTCGCGGCACTCGGCGGTGCGGCGATCGCCGGGTTTGCGGGCTGTGCAGGCGAAGAGGAGCCGGAGCCCGAAGAGACGCCGACGCCGGACGAGGAGACGCCCACGCCGACTCCTGAAGAAGACGAAGAGGAGGAGGAAGAAGAAGAGCCTGAATTCGAGCGGCCGGACTACACCCAAATCGACCACATGGCGGTCGACTGGGCTCCGAAGGACTGGGTAAAGGACCTTGACGTACAGGTCGCGTACAACGACGACGAGATCCGGTTCCGCTTCGAGTGGGACTGGGACGTCAAGAACGGCTGGTTCCACGACGTGTTCGTCTATGAGGACGGCGAGTGGGTCCGCTACGGCGAACCCAATCCGGGCGCACCCGATCCCGACTACGGATTCGGTGACAACTTCTCGGGGTTCACCGAGGACCGACTCTCGTTCCTCGTCGACGACGGCAGCGTGAAAGGGTTCGAACAGTTCGGCGGCTGGCTCACGGTCCACGAGGGGACCCGAACGCTTCCCGGCGCCGTGGAGGGTGACGAAGTCGAAGACCATCCCCACCACGGCGACGTGCTGGGCAACGACGACGTCCGCAAGTACATCCCACAGTCCCGTGAGGGCGAGTGGTGGGAGAACGACTGGGACGCCGTCAAGGACCAGGAGGAACTCGACGAGATGCTGGAGAACGGAGAGTTCCTCGACATGCCGATGATGCGAGCCCACCGTGGTGCTCCCGGCGGATACGCAACGGTTCATTGCATCCTCGATCACCGTCACGGCGCAATGGACGAACCATCCACCCGGATACGGAACAGTCAGGGCATCACCGACGACGGTCATCCGGAGTACATGTTCGATCCCGACATCGTGGAGGGTGGAACGCTCGACCTGCAGGAGATTTATGACGGCGAGGTGCTGCAGACCGACACTCACGCATTGATCCAGGGCGAGAACATGGTCGAGTTCGATCCGGACGAGGCGGACGTCTCCGAGGGTGCGGTCATTCCACGGCGGTACAACCGCCCTGACGAAGTCGAGGGTCCGGGCGCGCTGTGGCGCGTCGACGCGACCTGGGAGAACGACACCTGGACCGTCGAAATGTGGCGCCCGCTGGAATCCGGCTACGCAGGCGAGCAGGACTTCGAACCGGGTGAAGTGTACGACTGGTCGCCAGCCGTCCACGGTGGGGGCGCACAGCGCTGGCACTGGGTCGGCTACCCGTACAAGCTCGGGCTCGGCGTCGATCCCGACCACCCACACACGGAAGAAGCAGAAATCGTCGCCGAAGAATTCGACGGTGACGAACCCGACTGGGGTGCCGTCGACACGTACACCGTCCCCCTGATGTACCCCGGTCAGACCGACTGGACGTGGCTCACTAGCGGGGAGCACCCCCGCGTCGACGAGGTGCGCAACGCCGACATCGCCATCTGGGAGTACCACAGCTTTGCCGCTGAGGATCCCGAGGACTTTGCCGCACGGATGATCGACCTGGAGGAAGCTGAAGCGCCCCGGAAATAA
- a CDS encoding ParB N-terminal domain-containing protein, which produces MNDRTVIGAGTWTARARASFKRQVVWPAAGRLLRTPVWDAALVGYAVVASAGSRPGSRTDAAPLSLRWIDPDRSIYDALPPTPERPRIGCVEGGDWDLIDDRFADRAVPQAIDLRFREGYEWAETPLPAHVRDQVERFGDAWGHVEDAVERRCRAIEELYESMRTDGYLTQATLAARGTSGPGPPPVPTLGEITVDVGRDGRLCWRRNGQHRLAIARVLGIERVPVLIARRHAAWQAIRDRIREDGTMVIEPTLRGHPDLADLCGSGRIDVA; this is translated from the coding sequence GTGAACGATCGAACCGTGATCGGAGCCGGGACCTGGACCGCCCGCGCCCGGGCGTCGTTCAAGCGACAGGTGGTGTGGCCCGCCGCGGGGCGTCTCCTCCGGACGCCCGTCTGGGATGCCGCACTCGTTGGGTACGCCGTCGTCGCATCCGCCGGTTCCCGTCCCGGCAGCCGGACGGATGCGGCGCCGCTTTCGCTCCGGTGGATCGATCCCGACCGATCGATCTACGACGCGCTGCCGCCGACTCCGGAACGGCCACGGATTGGCTGCGTCGAGGGGGGAGACTGGGATCTCATCGACGACCGGTTCGCCGATCGGGCGGTCCCGCAGGCGATCGATCTGCGCTTCCGAGAGGGATACGAGTGGGCGGAGACGCCGCTTCCAGCGCACGTTCGCGACCAGGTCGAGCGGTTCGGCGACGCCTGGGGGCACGTCGAGGACGCGGTCGAACGTCGGTGTCGAGCGATCGAGGAGCTGTACGAGTCGATGCGAACCGATGGCTATCTGACTCAGGCCACGCTCGCGGCCAGGGGTACGTCGGGACCGGGGCCGCCGCCGGTTCCGACGCTCGGGGAGATCACCGTCGACGTCGGCCGCGACGGCCGACTCTGCTGGCGGCGAAACGGACAACATCGGCTGGCGATCGCTCGCGTACTCGGGATCGAGCGAGTGCCGGTGCTGATTGCCCGCCGACACGCGGCGTGGCAGGCGATCCGCGACCGGATCCGGGAAGACGGAACGATGGTGATCGAGCCGACGTTGCGAGGGCATCCGGATCTCGCAGACCTGTGTGGCTCGGGACGGATCGACGTAGCGTGA
- a CDS encoding transposase, giving the protein MLLKVLVFAHPKGIRSSRKIDRVLERDVVFGYLASNHQPDFRTICDVRPDHREEFQLLFVEIRRLCRQAGMAQMGEGAIDGRPVQGDAALDQ; this is encoded by the coding sequence ATGTTGCTCAAGGTGCTGGTCTTTGCCCACCCAAAGGGAATCCGTAGTTCCCGGAAAATCGACCGGGTACTTGAACGTGATGTCGTGTTTGGCTATCTTGCCTCGAATCATCAGCCGGATTTCCGCACCATCTGCGACGTTCGCCCGGATCACCGCGAGGAGTTCCAGCTCCTCTTCGTCGAAATCCGTCGACTCTGCCGGCAAGCGGGGATGGCTCAAATGGGTGAAGGTGCAATCGACGGCCGGCCCGTTCAGGGAGACGCCGCCCTCGATCAGTAA
- a CDS encoding ethylbenzene dehydrogenase-related protein, with product MVDRPTDEKREEADAEDEELLEQFGGTPTFPRGTSNTHRRRLLKAMGGAGTVALAGCLGTEEEEEEPTPTPTEEPDDETPTPTEEPDDEEEEEEYWAANPMDAYSELDHMKKDVRPDPLVKPVDIQFAFNDDEIIMRFEWDQPNEGGWLHDMIVYNGEEWVRYANWNPWDLDEDEAPPGGMDHHQGLYEDRLTFMWHDGTLQGFENFGGWMTVMEGVRRLPGEAHGDEVDAHPHHGTEGRDDGDMRKFIPQSRNGEWWEHDWRDPKSQDELDEMMENGEFIDFPFFRGHRSVPMGYGTNHHLLDYRNGNVTGDRTFGSQDWDPEDGPELMFDPDVVEDGALDYYECVVDNEPGPGIPDQQDFEKYALMTEGENENAVDFDPDVAEWEGAMVPRRPQGLPSESGASWECDAVWEDGKWMMEVRRDLDTGYVDDMPVEEGGVYTIAPAIHHGNSQRWHWVAYPYKLGLGVEPDYYGESDNLGNSELVAEKVEDEPDWDDIETYTIPLMYPGMTDWTWLTSGEHPRVDEVRNADITIWEYHDEDPEAFAQRMVELEDAHAPRK from the coding sequence ATGGTCGACAGACCAACCGACGAGAAACGAGAGGAAGCCGACGCTGAGGACGAAGAACTGCTCGAGCAGTTCGGCGGCACGCCGACGTTCCCGCGAGGGACGTCGAATACGCATCGCCGTCGCCTGCTGAAGGCGATGGGCGGAGCCGGGACCGTCGCACTGGCCGGCTGTCTGGGCACTGAAGAGGAAGAGGAGGAACCAACGCCCACGCCGACCGAGGAGCCGGACGACGAAACGCCGACACCGACCGAGGAGCCGGACGACGAAGAGGAAGAAGAGGAGTACTGGGCGGCCAATCCGATGGACGCCTATTCCGAACTGGACCACATGAAAAAGGACGTCCGGCCTGACCCGCTCGTCAAGCCGGTCGACATCCAGTTCGCCTTCAACGACGACGAGATCATCATGCGCTTCGAGTGGGACCAGCCCAACGAGGGCGGCTGGCTCCACGACATGATCGTTTACAACGGTGAGGAGTGGGTGCGCTACGCCAACTGGAACCCGTGGGACCTCGACGAGGACGAAGCGCCGCCCGGTGGGATGGACCATCACCAGGGCCTCTACGAGGACCGTCTCACCTTCATGTGGCACGACGGCACCCTCCAGGGCTTCGAGAACTTCGGTGGTTGGATGACTGTCATGGAAGGCGTCCGCCGCCTGCCCGGCGAAGCGCACGGTGACGAGGTCGACGCCCATCCCCACCACGGAACGGAGGGGCGCGACGACGGAGACATGCGGAAGTTCATTCCGCAGTCCCGGAACGGTGAATGGTGGGAACACGACTGGAGAGACCCCAAATCCCAGGACGAACTCGACGAGATGATGGAAAACGGCGAGTTCATCGACTTCCCGTTCTTCCGTGGCCACCGTTCCGTTCCGATGGGGTACGGGACGAACCACCACTTGCTCGACTACCGGAACGGGAACGTGACCGGCGACCGCACCTTCGGCTCCCAGGACTGGGACCCCGAGGACGGCCCCGAACTGATGTTCGACCCGGACGTCGTCGAGGACGGTGCGCTCGACTACTACGAGTGTGTCGTCGACAACGAACCCGGGCCGGGCATCCCGGACCAGCAGGACTTCGAGAAGTACGCCCTGATGACCGAGGGCGAAAACGAGAACGCTGTCGACTTCGACCCCGATGTTGCCGAGTGGGAGGGCGCGATGGTTCCCCGGCGTCCGCAGGGGCTTCCCTCCGAATCCGGCGCGTCGTGGGAGTGTGACGCCGTCTGGGAGGACGGCAAGTGGATGATGGAAGTACGCCGCGACCTCGATACGGGCTACGTCGACGACATGCCCGTCGAGGAGGGTGGGGTCTACACGATCGCACCCGCGATCCACCACGGGAACTCCCAGCGCTGGCACTGGGTTGCGTACCCGTACAAGCTCGGGCTCGGCGTCGAGCCGGACTACTACGGCGAGAGCGACAACCTCGGCAACAGCGAACTCGTCGCCGAGAAGGTCGAAGACGAACCCGACTGGGACGACATCGAGACGTACACGATCCCGCTCATGTACCCCGGCATGACCGACTGGACGTGGCTCACCAGCGGCGAGCACCCCCGCGTCGACGAGGTGCGCAACGCCGACATCACCATCTGGGAGTACCACGACGAGGACCCCGAGGCGTTCGCCCAGCGGATGGTCGAACTCGAGGACGCCCACGCGCCACGGAAATAA
- a CDS encoding efflux RND transporter permease subunit — MRDPVAWYLSLFRRHRRAIIVVLLLATVVVGSGAVGLSGDLAIVEFDADSEATEAAEYVDRNFVTDSKTVTLVAVRGENTLTRESLAETLELQRAVRENETVAPTLVADRPTVGTGSAFVETYLRSLGAFGTLTIEDKQRTFATFDEEDLAAELPTAIESDRPILGPGTTAKTLLPTDYRAGSTQADARLVFVVHDADVDQAALLDAQLAIEDLAEEHVESTDQFVFGQALVERRASEATGSAFAVLGPLALVVIVGLLLAAYRDPVDVAVTLFGLGAALAWTAGFVGWTGFQLTQLLVAVPWLLVGLAIDYGLHVVMRYREAREAGSVVLETGSPDSETGPPDPETAMAIGLAGVLVAIGVTTLTTAAGFLSGVFGPFPAVREFGVVAAVGIVSAFLVFGGLVPALKLELDELLDREDRTRPIGRLPAVERLLSVGIVGAKRAPVAVVAVALLVTLAGAYGAAHVDTSVDRTDFYPGDPPDWVSLFPLFSDGDESGGPDSLRDQATFLNDRFDTAGGDQRAEILIRGAVTSEAGVRAIHTAEQGALETGVLRGGDPDAAVHTPFDAVERIAAFDDATDAELSAADRTGDGRPDGEVTAVFDAAFDFDPDTMAGVVYRDDAGEYQAVRVTVVVDSGADVRTVATELRAVAAAADAEPGVTATATGTPVRNADAQGALLRQLVESFAIALAVTFLLLVALFRRRFDSASLGATTAIPVVFALSWVLGTMYLLEIPYNAETAIITGIAIGLGVDYAIHVSARYQQEREAEKLTHPDATEATDALSRAVQDTGGTLFASAVTTAAGLGVLLFTFVPSLQRFGLVMILVVGYAFLASVFLLPSLLVLHSRYR, encoded by the coding sequence ATGCGGGACCCGGTCGCGTGGTACCTGTCGCTGTTTCGACGACACCGGCGGGCGATCATCGTCGTGCTGTTGCTCGCGACTGTCGTCGTCGGAAGCGGCGCGGTCGGCCTCTCGGGGGATCTCGCGATCGTCGAGTTCGACGCCGACTCGGAGGCGACTGAGGCGGCCGAGTACGTCGACCGAAACTTCGTGACCGATAGCAAAACAGTGACATTGGTGGCGGTTCGCGGCGAGAACACGCTTACCCGGGAATCACTGGCTGAAACCCTCGAACTACAGCGAGCAGTCCGCGAAAACGAGACTGTCGCCCCGACGCTCGTCGCGGATCGACCGACTGTCGGGACGGGATCGGCGTTCGTGGAGACGTATCTCCGATCGCTCGGCGCCTTCGGGACGTTGACGATCGAAGACAAACAACGAACGTTTGCGACGTTCGACGAGGAAGACCTCGCCGCTGAGCTCCCCACCGCCATCGAGAGCGATCGTCCCATACTCGGCCCGGGCACCACCGCAAAGACGCTGTTGCCGACGGATTACCGTGCCGGGTCGACCCAGGCTGACGCCAGGCTCGTGTTCGTCGTTCACGACGCCGACGTCGATCAGGCGGCGCTTTTGGACGCACAGTTGGCGATCGAGGACCTCGCCGAAGAACACGTCGAATCCACGGACCAGTTCGTTTTCGGGCAGGCGCTCGTCGAGCGACGGGCCTCCGAGGCGACCGGATCGGCGTTTGCAGTGCTGGGTCCCCTCGCGCTCGTCGTTATCGTCGGGCTGTTGCTGGCGGCGTACCGTGACCCCGTCGACGTCGCAGTCACCCTGTTCGGGCTGGGCGCGGCCCTCGCCTGGACGGCCGGGTTCGTCGGCTGGACCGGGTTCCAGCTCACGCAGTTGCTCGTGGCGGTGCCGTGGCTGCTCGTCGGCCTCGCCATCGACTACGGATTGCACGTCGTGATGCGATATCGGGAAGCACGGGAGGCGGGATCGGTGGTCCTCGAGACGGGATCACCGGACTCGGAGACGGGACCACCGGACCCCGAGACGGCGATGGCCATCGGACTCGCCGGGGTTCTCGTGGCGATCGGCGTGACGACCCTCACGACCGCAGCCGGTTTCCTCTCGGGTGTGTTCGGCCCGTTCCCGGCAGTCCGGGAATTCGGCGTCGTCGCCGCCGTCGGGATCGTCTCGGCGTTTCTCGTCTTCGGCGGGCTGGTGCCGGCGCTCAAACTCGAACTCGACGAACTGCTCGACCGGGAGGACCGGACGCGACCGATCGGACGCCTGCCGGCCGTCGAACGCCTGCTTTCGGTCGGCATCGTCGGAGCGAAGCGCGCCCCGGTCGCGGTCGTGGCGGTCGCGCTGCTCGTGACGCTTGCGGGCGCATACGGCGCCGCCCACGTCGACACGTCGGTCGATCGGACCGACTTTTATCCCGGGGATCCCCCTGACTGGGTGTCACTCTTCCCCCTTTTCAGTGACGGTGACGAATCCGGCGGCCCGGACAGCCTTCGCGACCAGGCCACGTTCTTGAACGACCGGTTCGACACCGCCGGCGGCGATCAACGAGCAGAAATACTGATACGCGGGGCAGTGACGAGCGAGGCCGGCGTTCGGGCGATTCACACCGCCGAACAGGGGGCGCTCGAGACCGGCGTCCTGCGCGGCGGTGATCCGGATGCGGCGGTACACACCCCCTTCGACGCGGTCGAGCGGATCGCGGCGTTCGACGACGCGACCGACGCCGAGCTTTCGGCGGCCGACCGGACCGGCGACGGCCGACCGGACGGAGAGGTGACAGCCGTCTTCGATGCCGCCTTCGATTTCGATCCGGACACGATGGCTGGCGTGGTCTATCGCGACGACGCAGGGGAGTACCAGGCCGTCAGGGTGACCGTCGTCGTCGACAGCGGCGCCGACGTCCGCACCGTCGCCACCGAACTCCGCGCGGTCGCCGCGGCGGCCGACGCCGAACCCGGAGTCACCGCGACTGCGACCGGGACCCCCGTGAGAAACGCCGACGCACAGGGAGCGCTGCTCCGACAGCTCGTCGAGTCGTTCGCGATCGCGCTGGCCGTGACGTTCCTGCTGCTCGTGGCGCTGTTCCGGCGTCGGTTCGACAGCGCCAGTCTCGGCGCGACGACGGCGATACCGGTCGTCTTTGCGCTCTCGTGGGTTCTCGGAACGATGTATCTGCTCGAGATCCCGTACAACGCCGAAACCGCGATCATCACCGGGATCGCCATCGGGCTCGGCGTCGACTACGCGATCCACGTCAGCGCGCGTTACCAGCAGGAACGGGAGGCGGAGAAACTGACTCACCCGGACGCGACGGAGGCAACCGACGCGCTCTCGCGGGCGGTCCAGGACACCGGTGGCACGCTGTTTGCAAGCGCCGTCACCACGGCCGCCGGGCTCGGCGTGTTGCTTTTCACGTTCGTCCCGTCGCTCCAGCGGTTCGGACTCGTGATGATCCTGGTGGTCGGGTACGCGTTCCTCGCGTCGGTGTTCCTGCTCCCGAGCCTGCTCGTGTTGCACTCGCGGTATCGGTGA
- a CDS encoding MBL fold metallo-hydrolase has product MVDTITPARLRDWIDEDRSFTLLDTRPEESYDAWHIRDAIQYAYKPDFEFDADDFRAHTGLAPDDEIVTICAKGISSFDIAKRLEDAGYGNVTVVEGGMQGWSEVYDVVDIPTDGDVEIVQFQRRAKGCLSYLVADPSAEIAAVIDPTRHVEEFAAVASDRGYSIEFVLDTHVHADHISGGRELADHVGATYCLGAGAVERGVAYDYRPLERNEVIRVGEVDVKAVPTPGHTSEIVSYLVDREAVLTGDTLFVDSVGRTELQFGDGDAAGGAELLYDSLHRTLLAEPDAIGVLPGHFAVDADGTTAVTPGEPVTAAIGEVRTGIDLLGVDRETFVSRVAGSLPEKPPNYGTIIDVNAGREIPEDEQTSTELELGPNNCAATGD; this is encoded by the coding sequence ATGGTCGACACGATCACGCCTGCGCGCCTCCGGGACTGGATCGACGAGGACCGGTCGTTCACGCTGCTGGACACCCGCCCCGAAGAGAGTTACGACGCCTGGCATATCCGAGATGCGATCCAGTACGCGTACAAGCCGGACTTCGAGTTCGATGCCGACGACTTCCGGGCACATACGGGACTCGCGCCCGACGACGAGATCGTCACCATCTGTGCGAAGGGGATCTCCTCGTTCGACATCGCAAAGCGGCTCGAGGACGCCGGCTACGGGAACGTAACCGTGGTCGAGGGTGGCATGCAGGGGTGGAGCGAAGTGTACGACGTCGTCGATATTCCGACCGACGGCGACGTCGAGATCGTCCAGTTTCAGCGCCGCGCAAAGGGCTGTCTGAGCTATCTGGTCGCCGATCCGTCAGCCGAGATCGCGGCGGTCATCGACCCGACCCGACACGTCGAGGAGTTCGCCGCGGTCGCCTCCGACCGAGGATACTCGATCGAGTTCGTGCTCGATACGCACGTCCACGCCGATCACATCTCCGGCGGACGGGAGCTTGCCGACCACGTCGGGGCGACCTACTGTCTCGGCGCCGGCGCCGTCGAGCGTGGCGTCGCCTACGACTACCGACCCCTGGAGCGGAACGAGGTGATACGTGTCGGCGAGGTCGACGTCAAGGCGGTTCCGACGCCGGGACACACCTCCGAGATCGTGAGCTACCTCGTCGACAGGGAGGCGGTGTTGACCGGCGATACACTGTTCGTCGATTCGGTGGGACGCACCGAGCTACAGTTCGGGGACGGCGACGCCGCCGGGGGTGCGGAGCTGCTGTACGATTCGCTTCACCGGACGCTGCTGGCGGAGCCGGACGCGATCGGCGTGCTTCCGGGCCATTTCGCCGTCGACGCCGACGGAACGACCGCGGTGACTCCCGGGGAACCCGTGACGGCGGCGATCGGGGAAGTCAGAACCGGTATCGACCTGCTGGGCGTCGATCGGGAGACGTTCGTGAGCCGGGTGGCGGGATCGCTTCCGGAGAAGCCACCGAACTACGGGACGATTATCGACGTCAACGCGGGCCGGGAGATCCCGGAAGACGAGCAGACGTCGACCGAACTGGAACTCGGTCCGAACAACTGCGCGGCAACTGGGGACTGA